From Fusarium musae strain F31 chromosome 8, whole genome shotgun sequence:
ATAACTGACTTCTTTTGTCTTGTACAGGTCACCAATGAAGTCTCAAACCGAGCAACTCCGTATGTTTGTACCTCTTGTTTGACCCCGTTGCTTGTCGCGCGCGGCCAAACAACGCTCCACCACCTTTATCAGACACATATATACTGACAATTCTATTCCCTAGTTCCCTGGTAGGATTCGGACCAAAGTCTCGTTACCTCGGAGAGGCCGCCAAGACCCAGGAAatctccaacctcaagaacACTGTCAGCTCTCTCAAGCGTCTTGCTGGTCGACAATTCAACGACCCCGATATTCAGATTGAGCAGCAATATGTGACCGCTCCTCTGGCCGATTGTAATGGCCAGGTCGGTGCTGAAGTCAACTATCTgggcaagaaggagaagttcACTGCCACTCAGCTGGTTGCCATGTACTTGAGCAAGATTAAGCAGACCGCTGGAGCTGAACTCAAGCTGCCTGTTCAAGACGTCTGCCTGAGTGTGCCACCTTGGTTCACTGATGTTCAGCGCCGTGCTCTTATCGACGCCGCCGAGATCGCTGGCCTCCGTGTTCTCCGTCTCATCAACGACGGCACAGCCGCCGCTCTTGGCTGGGGTATTACAAAGCTCGACTTGCCTGCCCCTGAGGAGGCTCCCCGCCGTGTCTGCTTCGTCGATATCGGCCACAGCAGCTACACTGTCTCCATTGTCGAGTTCAAGAAAGGTGAGCTCGCTGTCAAGGCCACCACCTGGGACAAGGACTTCGGTGGTCGTGACTTCGATCGCGCTCTCGTCGACCACCTCGCCAAGGAGTTCAAGGGCAAATACAAGGTCGACATCATGACCCACGGCCGTGCCCTTGCCCGTACTATCGCCGCCGCtgagaagacaaagaagatTCTATCTGCCAACCAACAAGCTCCTGTCAACATTGAGTCTCTCATGAACGACATTGATGCCTCTGCCATGATCACTCGCCAGGAGTTCGAGGCCATGATCGAGCCCCTCCTTGCCCGAACCCACCTTCCCCTCGAGGAGGCCCTTGCCCAGGCTAAGCTTACCAAGGACGATATCGATGTTATTGAggtcgttggtggtggttcTCGTGTCCCTGCTCTCAAGGAGCGCATCCAGGAGTTCTTTGGAAAGCCCCTATCCTTTACCCTTAACGCCGACGAGGCTCTTGCTCGTGGCTCTGCCTTCAGCTGTGCCATTCTCTCCCCTGTCTTCCGTGTCCGAGACTTCTCAGTCCAGGACATCATCAGCTACCCCATTGAGTTTGCCTGGGAGAAGGCTCCCGATATTCCTGATGAGGACACCAGTCTGACTGTCTTCAACAAGGGCAACGTCATGCCCTCGACCAAGATCCTTACTTTCTACCGAAAACAGCCCTTTGATCTCGAGGCCCGATATGCCCAGCCTGAGCTACTCCCCGGCAAGACTAACCCCTGGATCGGCCGTTTCTCTGTCAAGAACGTCAAGGCCGATGGTAAGGATGACTTTATGATTTGCAAACTCAAGGCCCGTGTCAACATCCACGGTGTCCTGAACGTCGAGACTGGTTACTacgttgaggaggaggaggttgaggaggaggttaACGAGGATCCCGATGTGAGTTTGTCCGAGCCGTATATGGCGCCAAATGATTTCCCCCCTGCCCAAGGTCAAGActcggcctcttcatcatccgcATCCGTTGGAGATGATAGCCAGGAATATCCTGCAAAGCGCCCGCGactcgacgatgaagaaccTGACTCGTCTCGTTCCGCTTTCGGTGTTCCAGAACATTTAGAAGAATCAATTTATGAAAGCCGATCGCTAACATCCGTTTCCCAAAAGGCCATGGAGACCGATAAGGATGCCCCTAAGAAGACTCGCAAGGTGAAGAAGCAGGTCCGCAAGGGTGACCTGCCCATCTCCACAGGTAGTGCCTCTCTTGACGACTCCACCAAGGCcagccttcttgagaaggaggctgcCATGGTTATGGAGGACAAGCTTGTCGCCGATaccgaggagaagaagaacgagcTCGAGGCTTACATCTACGACCTTCGTGCCAAGCTCGACGAGCAGTACTCCGAGTTTGCcagcgaagaggagaagcagaccatcaaggccaagcttgaaGCCACAGAGGTATGTTCATATATTCCTTGATAGCTGagaatttatatactaatagcAATTCTAGGATTGGCTGTACGAGGAGGGCGATGATACCACAAAGGGTGTGTATGTTGCCAAGATCGACGAGATCCGCGCCATGGCTGGTCCCATTGTTCAGCGCCATTTTGAGAAAGTCGAGGCTGAACGACAAGCTGCTCTGGAGAAAGCCGAGGCCGAGCgggctgccaagaaggctgaggaggatgctCGCAAGGCTGCGGAGGCCGAGAAGGCCAACGCAGACcaggagatgaaggatgCTGACGCTCCGCAACAGGAGACTGAGGCCTCTGCTGACCCCCAGTAAATTATGAATAAAGGGAGGAAATTTCGACGCTGCAGATGCATGCTCGGCCAGCTCTGCGTGCGTGATGCTTGCATGATATGCGATAAGATGAATGACGCCTGAAAAGATTACGGATGTTGAAAAAAGTAAGGGCACCAGGTttgggagaaggagaaataGAACATGCGATATGGTTGCAAACGgctttgtttgttttgttggGAGATAGGGGCCCGGATCATCATGACGGATATGTTACCCGAACGTTAGACCACTTTTACACTTTTAAGTTAGTAGTTAGGATCCATACACTCCAGTTtggttcagcttcttctgccaTCATTCAAGTGTGCTATCGTGATGAGTTGGAAGCGATCGTCTGCTGAGGTCTTCTCGGACTGAGTACCTAGCAGGTGTCACTGATCCAGTTCACACTCGTGAGGTAGCAACAGCACATATAAGATTAAATCATTTCAACCCTCGTTGATAAAGAGCCCTACTCTACGACTACATACGTTGCCTTGAGGGTGCCATTAGCCCTTCAATTTCGCGTCTCTTCAATCCTTTTTTGCTGCCCGAAAATGCAAATCAGTACCGTACACAATTCCTTCAAACGAGTTGATGCAATTTCTTTTcctattttcttctttttgataTGCAGTGCATTTCTCATACTCTTCTCCCCGCAAAGGGAACTGACTGTAGCCTGATGTCCTGTCAGCATGTTATCGAAACATTGAGTTTCACCTCCAGGACAGGATGCAGCCAGGCTCCCAGCGGGATTTTCGAGGTAGAAACTTTACACCACCCATGTTCTTAACTTTTTGTAATCTTGGCTACTTATGAAATGTCGAATAAgggcttgagcttgatgatgagctgcCACTCATCGTTGCTGACCTCCTTTCTGTAGTATTCCTTGAGGGTGTCGATACTGGCTCGAGAGATCAAACTGTAAAGggtctcgtcttcttccaggtGGCGGCCGTACATGGGCTGGTTTCCACccatctcgatcttgatTGCGACGGAAGGCTCCTTTCGCTTACACACGGGAATTTGCTTGTGCTCTCGCTCGATTGATGTACTATGAGACTGTTAATAGGGGGTCTTAAAGGAGTAGAGGATCTAGAAACTTACACTCTGCCCAATTTGACGATCTCCTTGGCACCGGTTGTAGGGTTATTCCTGACAGCGGCGACAGGACAGTTGATTCGGAGCTGGCCCTCAGTGACGTCAACACCAATAACAATGGGGTCATTCTTGTTGAAGACCTTGACGGGCTTCAATACGCAAGGGAAGACAGCAAGCATCTTagactcttccttcttcttctcgagttgCTCGTCCATATGCTTGGTGAAGGCATCAAACAGATGATAGATAATATCAGCTGTAAAGATCTTGATGCCATTGTCCTCTGCATACTGCTGTGCTTCCTTGTCGACCTTGACATCGAAACAGAGCATGATGGCGTACTCTGGTGCCTTCTCCAACATAACACCGCACTGCAAGACATCACGCTTGTAAACCGGACCAATACCAACGTTCGCAACAGGAATCTTGCAGTCCTTAAGGAAATCGAGTAGAGCCTCAAGCGATCCAAGGGTCGATGCTTGGACACTGACACCGCGGCCAGTTTTCTCGACACGGTTAAAGAGAACGGCAAGATCGGactcaacctcatcctcaatatcgtcttcatcgtcatcgggACCTACAACCATCAGGCGTGAGCCAGCGATGGCACCCTCGAGACCAGGGGCGCTGATCTTGACACCTAGAGCAGCCTTGACCTCCTTATTGTGGACATAGGCGGACTTGAGACGCAATTCCTTCATAGGCGCTGGTGTAAGTAGTGCTCGAATATTCGTCTTGATAGCGCCTTCTGTACCGCACAGCACAATGCGGTCACCTTCTCGCAAGATACCGTTAGACAGAACGACATCGATGGTCATACCGAAACCCTCAATAGCCTTGACTTCGAGCACAGTGGCCTGGACCTCGGAGAGATACATGAGAGAGCCAACCATACGCTCTTGAGTGAGCTGGACAATGAGCTTCAACATGTCAGGGACACCCTCGCCAGTGTGGGCCGAAGTGGGCACAAGCGAGACGTACTTTGACATGGACTTGTTCTCGTAGAAGAGCTCGGAGTTGAAACCCTGCTCAGCGAAGGCAATCTTGGTCTTTTCGAGACGTGTCTCAAATTCGTTGCGGACAGCCTTGCTCTGGAGAGCCAGACTGTCCTGGAAACCGTTGTTGGCAACCTGCTTCCATCCGTAAAGAcgatcgatcttgttgagagcGACGATGAAAGGAGTCTTGCGCTCTCTCAGCATTCGCATAGACTCGAGTGTTTGCGGTTCGAGACCATGCATGATATCGACGACCAAAATGGCAATGTTGCAGAGCGAAGAACCACGAGATCGGAGATTAGAAAAGGACTCGTGACCAGGtgtgtcgatgatgagaagacccGGGACCTTGAACTCGAACTTGCCGTCAGGGTTGACAACAGCCGTCTTTTGTCGGATGGCTTCAACAGGGAAGTAAGTGGCACCGATCTGTTGTGTAATACCACCAGCTTCACCCTCTTGGACGTTGGTTTGACGGACCTTGTCCAGGAGCTTTGTCTTTCCGGTATCGACGTGGCCCAGAATACAGCAAATAGGCGATCTCAGGTTATCCTTCGATCGGGCAGCAAGGGCGGCCTGGTGAGCCTTTTCACGACGCTCAGCGGCCTCTCGCTTccgcttctcctcagccaaCTGTGCAGCTGTggcagcctcatcatcggaaGACTCCTCCTCAGATTCTTCTCcagactcttcttcagccttcGCTTCCGATGTACCGTTGGCCATCTCGGCCTCCTCGTCAGAATCGGCATCCCAGCTGTCCTTGACATCGCcgtcagaagcagcagcagcctcccAGTCATCCTCCACATCACTCTCGGCACCCTTCTTTTcggcagcagccttggcctcggcCTCGGCCTTCTCACGGGCAgccttctcttcagcttccttcaaggccttctcagcttcttgtcgagctcgctcagcagcttctgcaagagccttctcctcatcgaTCTGTCTAGGGTTAGCGAATCCTGATCTCTCGGTGTGTTTTATCACAAAGTATACCTTTTGTTGGGCGCGGCCTTTCTTTCTCCTGTTGTCTGCAGGCTTAGACTTCTTCTCACTGGGCTCGCCTGCAGGTCCAACTTGGATACCGGCAGCCAACATCTGCTGGAGCTTTCGCTCATTTCgggccttttcttccttttggGCCTTTGTGAGATATTTGCCCTCTTTCTTGAGTTGCTCGATTCGCTCCctctccttctgcttcttgatggccttggcctcctcgcgtcgcttttcttcctcagcaGCTAGGcgctcgtcttct
This genomic window contains:
- the HSP88 gene encoding Heat shock protein hsp88 (BUSCO:EOG092616YZ), giving the protein MSVVGIDFGTLKTVIAVARNRGVDVVTNEVSNRATPSLVGFGPKSRYLGEAAKTQEISNLKNTVSSLKRLAGRQFNDPDIQIEQQYVTAPLADCNGQVGAEVNYLGKKEKFTATQLVAMYLSKIKQTAGAELKLPVQDVCLSVPPWFTDVQRRALIDAAEIAGLRVLRLINDGTAAALGWGITKLDLPAPEEAPRRVCFVDIGHSSYTVSIVEFKKGELAVKATTWDKDFGGRDFDRALVDHLAKEFKGKYKVDIMTHGRALARTIAAAEKTKKILSANQQAPVNIESLMNDIDASAMITRQEFEAMIEPLLARTHLPLEEALAQAKLTKDDIDVIEVVGGGSRVPALKERIQEFFGKPLSFTLNADEALARGSAFSCAILSPVFRVRDFSVQDIISYPIEFAWEKAPDIPDEDTSLTVFNKGNVMPSTKILTFYRKQPFDLEARYAQPELLPGKTNPWIGRFSVKNVKADGKDDFMICKLKARVNIHGVLNVETGYYVEEEEVEEEVNEDPDVSLSEPYMAPNDFPPAQGQDSASSSSASVGDDSQEYPAKRPRLDDEEPDSSRSAFGVPEHLEESIYESRSLTSVSQKAMETDKDAPKKTRKVKKQVRKGDLPISTGSASLDDSTKASLLEKEAAMVMEDKLVADTEEKKNELEAYIYDLRAKLDEQYSEFASEEEKQTIKAKLEATEDWLYEEGDDTTKGVYVAKIDEIRAMAGPIVQRHFEKVEAERQAALEKAEAERAAKKAEEDARKAAEAEKANADQEMKDADAPQQETEASADPQ
- a CDS encoding hypothetical protein (BUSCO:EOG092610ZY), which codes for MPPKKKGNKKNQQDDWEAELGESIAPPTNANGADGDANANDDDDDAGGAGGLMATLRKNKEKRKKKGIVEPEPEPESEAPAAQEPPAQAPVEANIDDEFALPEKKGKGGKQNKQAAKKPEPAAAAEDAADGGRILTKAEKEKLKKEREKQRKKEQAAAKKKGGAAPKAAPEVKEKEEAAPVEAAPVPEPAAGGKKKKLPAHLALLQKQQEELKRQREEAARAEAEAKAQAEEDERLAAEEEKRREEAKAIKKQKERERIEQLKKEGKYLTKAQKEEKARNERKLQQMLAAGIQVGPAGEPSEKKSKPADNRRKKGRAQQKVYFVIKHTERSGFANPRQIDEEKALAEAAERARQEAEKALKEAEEKAAREKAEAEAKAAAEKKGAESDVEDDWEAAAASDGDVKDSWDADSDEEAEMANGTSEAKAEEESGEESEEESSDDEAATAAQLAEEKRKREAAERREKAHQAALAARSKDNLRSPICCILGHVDTGKTKLLDKVRQTNVQEGEAGGITQQIGATYFPVEAIRQKTAVVNPDGKFEFKVPGLLIIDTPGHESFSNLRSRGSSLCNIAILVVDIMHGLEPQTLESMRMLRERKTPFIVALNKIDRLYGWKQVANNGFQDSLALQSKAVRNEFETRLEKTKIAFAEQGFNSELFYENKSMSKYVSLVPTSAHTGEGVPDMLKLIVQLTQERMVGSLMYLSEVQATVLEVKAIEGFGMTIDVVLSNGILREGDRIVLCGTEGAIKTNIRALLTPAPMKELRLKSAYVHNKEVKAALGVKISAPGLEGAIAGSRLMVVGPDDDEDDIEDEVESDLAVLFNRVEKTGRGVSVQASTLGSLEALLDFLKDCKIPVANVGIGPVYKRDVLQCGVMLEKAPEYAIMLCFDVKVDKEAQQYAEDNGIKIFTADIIYHLFDAFTKHMDEQLEKKKEESKMLAVFPCVLKPVKVFNKNDPIVIGVDVTEGQLRINCPVAAVRNNPTTGAKEIVKLGRVTSIEREHKQIPVCKRKEPSVAIKIEMGGNQPMYGRHLEEDETLYSLISRASIDTLKEYYRKEVSNDEWQLIIKLKPLFDIS